Proteins encoded by one window of Candidatus Cloacimonadota bacterium:
- a CDS encoding aminoacetone oxidase family FAD-binding enzyme, giving the protein MNPLKKNHFAKNPKEDQLKIIIIGGGPAGMIAAGRAAECGAKVVLLEKKNKLGLKLSLTGKGKCNLTNTEPKIATFIENYGRNGKFLINGFHKYFNSDLIKLLKKLGLQLTEQSGGRIYPKSMNAWDVVDTLKFYLKRNNVEVQFERSATEILHYKNKVGGVITSEGVILADKVILAAGGASYPQTGSDGDGCKLARKSGHHITSIYPALVPLCLKNVPPKIVDLLLKNVSVAIFSDKKKLAEEFGEFFFTEFGADGSIALKLSRKLKTEINRKNLILKIDLKPALSEEKLHNRIIREADQHGKEKFEFLLAQLLPSQLIAVVGNFAGINLEKRIAEISKNERQKLVECLKGLEFTLSGTRPLKEAIVTSGGVDLKQIDPQNMESKIISGLFFAGEVLDIDGDTGGYNLQAAFTTGYVAGEMAAKNISDNE; this is encoded by the coding sequence ATGAATCCACTTAAAAAAAATCATTTTGCGAAAAATCCAAAAGAAGATCAATTAAAAATAATCATAATCGGCGGAGGTCCAGCTGGGATGATAGCAGCAGGTAGAGCAGCCGAATGCGGGGCAAAGGTTGTCCTGCTCGAAAAGAAAAACAAACTCGGGCTCAAACTTTCCCTTACCGGAAAAGGAAAATGCAACCTCACAAACACCGAACCAAAAATTGCTACTTTCATCGAAAATTACGGTAGGAACGGCAAATTTCTCATAAACGGATTCCACAAATATTTCAATTCGGATTTAATCAAACTGCTAAAAAAACTTGGTTTACAACTTACCGAACAATCGGGAGGACGCATTTATCCCAAATCTATGAATGCGTGGGATGTGGTGGATACATTGAAATTTTATCTGAAAAGAAATAATGTTGAAGTGCAGTTTGAACGTTCTGCAACAGAAATCTTGCATTATAAAAACAAAGTCGGTGGGGTAATTACCTCTGAGGGAGTAATTCTTGCCGACAAAGTTATCCTTGCTGCCGGCGGTGCTTCTTATCCACAAACAGGTTCAGACGGCGACGGATGTAAACTTGCCCGTAAAAGTGGGCATCATATTACCTCCATTTATCCGGCTCTCGTTCCCCTTTGTCTGAAAAATGTACCACCGAAAATTGTGGATCTGCTTTTAAAAAACGTTTCCGTGGCAATATTTTCCGATAAAAAAAAATTAGCCGAGGAATTCGGAGAGTTTTTTTTCACAGAATTCGGAGCGGATGGTTCTATCGCTCTTAAACTAAGCAGAAAATTGAAAACGGAAATAAATCGCAAAAATCTTATTTTAAAAATTGATTTGAAGCCGGCACTTTCCGAAGAGAAATTGCATAATCGAATTATCCGAGAAGCGGATCAACACGGAAAAGAAAAATTTGAATTTCTTCTTGCTCAATTGCTTCCCAGCCAACTAATTGCAGTCGTGGGAAATTTTGCCGGAATTAATCTTGAGAAGCGAATTGCAGAAATATCCAAAAATGAAAGACAAAAATTGGTGGAATGCCTGAAAGGTTTGGAATTTACTCTTTCCGGCACCAGACCTCTGAAAGAAGCAATCGTTACTTCCGGCGGTGTGGATTTGAAGCAGATTGATCCTCAAAACATGGAATCGAAAATCATTTCAGGATTGTTTTTTGCCGGCGAAGTTCTGGATATTGACGGTGATACAGGCGGTTACAATTTGCAGGCAGCATTCACAACCGGATATGTGGCTGGTGAAATGGCTGCCAAAAATATTTCTGATAATGAATAA
- a CDS encoding NAD(P)-dependent oxidoreductase, giving the protein MKRKKVCITGANGFVGSNLTKTLIKMDYDVTCMVRKTSNLESIKNLPVKFAYIDYDSVSSIRQACLGADFVFHIAAKVKEISKEKYFIANVDLTKRIIRAVNDLPLKKFIFLSSQAAEGPADSKSNKTEAESCNPISYYGKSKLAAEKIIQKYAKIPWTIIRPVSVFGPNDTDFFNYFKFVEKHIAPYPGLHAKCISLIFIEDLVELLIAAAESSEASKQIFNAGDGQIYSLDDFIDSVKNAVGKFALTIHIPFLLIRLIAFLNEFKKCFSKTQATLNLQKVREMKEQYWLCSIEKAKTTLRFEPKYSLDQAVKKTYLWYKENKWL; this is encoded by the coding sequence ATGAAACGCAAAAAAGTATGTATAACAGGTGCGAACGGATTTGTAGGAAGTAACCTCACCAAAACTCTTATCAAAATGGATTACGATGTTACCTGCATGGTTCGGAAAACATCCAATCTGGAATCCATCAAAAATCTACCCGTTAAATTCGCTTACATAGATTATGATTCGGTTTCATCAATTCGGCAAGCGTGTTTGGGAGCGGATTTTGTTTTTCATATTGCTGCAAAAGTTAAGGAAATATCAAAAGAGAAATATTTCATTGCAAATGTAGATCTGACAAAAAGAATAATTCGAGCAGTAAACGATCTGCCTTTAAAAAAATTCATCTTTCTCAGTTCCCAAGCCGCAGAAGGTCCGGCAGACAGCAAAAGTAACAAAACCGAAGCTGAATCCTGCAATCCAATTTCATATTATGGCAAAAGCAAACTCGCTGCCGAAAAAATTATCCAAAAATATGCAAAAATCCCTTGGACGATTATCCGTCCGGTTAGCGTTTTCGGACCGAATGATACAGATTTTTTTAATTATTTTAAATTTGTGGAAAAGCACATCGCTCCATACCCGGGCTTGCATGCAAAATGTATCAGCCTGATATTTATAGAAGATCTGGTCGAGCTCCTCATCGCAGCTGCAGAAAGTTCGGAAGCATCTAAACAAATATTTAATGCCGGTGATGGGCAAATTTACTCTCTCGATGATTTTATTGATTCTGTGAAAAATGCAGTAGGCAAGTTCGCTTTAACAATTCATATTCCTTTTTTGCTCATCCGTTTAATCGCTTTTTTAAATGAATTTAAAAAATGTTTTAGCAAAACTCAAGCGACTTTGAATCTTCAAAAAGTTAGGGAAATGAAAGAACAATATTGGCTGTGCAGTATTGAGAAAGCAAAAACCACATTACGTTTCGAGCCAAAATACTCGCTTGATCAGGCTGTAAAAAAAACGTATTTGTGGTATAAGGAGAACAAATGGTTATAA